One Thermodesulfobacteriota bacterium DNA window includes the following coding sequences:
- a CDS encoding 1-deoxy-D-xylulose-5-phosphate reductoisomerase — MKNISILGSTGSIGKQTLEVISRYPERFRVVGLSAGENIELLLEQIRAFRPEAVSVKDVELAETLRTRIGDHTVEVLCGTEGASGIAAHDSNDMVVSAIVGASGLVPTLSAIKAGKDVALANKESLVVAGEILTGEAERKGVRIIPVDSEHSAIFQALETCGKEYARRLIITASGGPFLNTPADELSGVTVEVALNHPTWKMGDKITIDSATLMNKGFEVIEAKWLFGFDPERIAVWIHPQSIIHSMVEYIDGSLISQMSMPDMRIPIAYALSYPERMFMNGHRVVPENFRELTFRGVDNEKFPSISLAFSALREGGTMPSVMNGANEVAVRAFLKGEIGFTDIVSTVEKVMSVHQSRPAQYLESVLESDAWARDKALTLIRNQEN; from the coding sequence TTGAAGAATATCTCCATACTCGGATCCACGGGTTCCATAGGGAAGCAGACCCTCGAAGTAATATCCCGGTATCCAGAAAGATTCAGGGTCGTGGGACTTTCAGCGGGGGAGAACATTGAGCTCCTCCTGGAGCAGATACGGGCGTTCAGGCCCGAAGCCGTGTCGGTGAAGGACGTAGAGCTGGCTGAGACGCTCCGCACACGGATCGGGGATCACACGGTCGAAGTCCTGTGCGGCACCGAAGGGGCGAGCGGGATCGCGGCTCACGATTCGAACGACATGGTCGTATCTGCCATCGTGGGGGCTTCGGGACTCGTACCAACGCTCTCGGCTATAAAAGCCGGAAAAGACGTGGCGCTCGCGAACAAGGAATCGCTCGTCGTCGCCGGCGAGATACTCACGGGCGAAGCGGAAAGGAAAGGCGTCAGGATAATACCGGTCGACAGCGAGCACAGCGCGATATTCCAGGCGCTCGAGACGTGCGGCAAGGAATACGCGAGGAGACTCATAATAACAGCTTCAGGGGGGCCTTTCCTGAATACGCCCGCGGATGAGCTCAGCGGCGTCACGGTCGAGGTCGCACTCAACCATCCGACATGGAAGATGGGAGACAAGATTACGATCGATTCGGCAACGCTGATGAACAAAGGTTTCGAGGTGATCGAGGCCAAGTGGCTGTTCGGATTCGATCCGGAGCGCATAGCAGTATGGATACACCCGCAGAGCATCATACACTCTATGGTAGAATATATAGACGGGTCGCTGATATCGCAGATGAGCATGCCTGACATGAGGATTCCGATAGCATACGCGCTGTCCTATCCCGAGAGGATGTTCATGAACGGGCACAGGGTAGTGCCCGAAAACTTCCGGGAGCTCACGTTCAGGGGAGTGGATAACGAGAAATTCCCTTCGATATCACTCGCGTTCAGCGCTCTCAGGGAGGGGGGAACGATGCCCTCAGTGATGAACGGGGCGAACGAGGTGGCAGTAAGAGCGTTCCTCAAGGGGGAGATAGGTTTCACGGACATAGTAAGCACCGTCGAAAAGGTGATGAGCGTCCACCAGTCGAGACCCGCGCAGTACCTCGAATCAGTGCTCGAAAGCGACGCATGGGCCAGAGACAAAGCCCTCACATTGATCAGAAACCAGGAGAATTAG
- the rpsU gene encoding 30S ribosomal protein S21, producing the protein MPGIVVGNNESIDSALKRFKKQVEKGGVLSEVRRREYYEKPSERKKKKLFAAKKRVIKRSRKN; encoded by the coding sequence ATGCCGGGAATTGTGGTCGGAAATAACGAAAGCATCGACAGCGCGCTTAAAAGGTTCAAAAAACAGGTCGAGAAGGGCGGTGTACTGTCCGAAGTAAGGAGGCGGGAATATTACGAAAAGCCGAGCGAGAGGAAAAAGAAAAAACTGTTCGCCGCTAAAAAGCGCGTAATAAAACGTTCTAGAAAGAACTAG
- a CDS encoding DUF58 domain-containing protein, with translation MSLLKLGKDNWARTRPTKEGLTFIALSLFVGFAAINTGNNLLYLTFGIMMSFVAASGILSMINLSRIEVKLKPQGDAFALTPAALKFSLVNTKSLIPSYSLNIEIDDKKTFIPYLPPKVQSSASLRHVFAVRGWNKVPEARLSTRFPFGFFRKWIKIDLGDDEILVYPKIDAVNAAIDRFDKRPGEAESEKPGFGYDLRSIKEFRHGDNPRLIHWKTTAKTGRLMVREMDDEESRGAVIEFRPEGDKTRLEHQISRLASLLVALLKEGFEVEFIAPDRTFSSSVTGGSPRPVLRYLALFGSEEKLRA, from the coding sequence ATGAGCCTCCTCAAACTCGGCAAGGACAACTGGGCAAGGACGAGACCCACGAAAGAAGGGCTTACGTTCATCGCGCTAAGCCTCTTCGTCGGCTTCGCGGCCATCAACACGGGGAACAACCTCCTCTACCTCACTTTCGGCATCATGATGAGCTTCGTCGCCGCCTCCGGCATCCTCTCGATGATCAACCTCTCGAGGATAGAGGTGAAGCTGAAGCCCCAGGGAGACGCGTTCGCGCTCACCCCGGCCGCGCTCAAATTCTCGCTCGTCAACACGAAATCCCTCATACCATCCTATTCGCTCAACATAGAAATAGACGATAAGAAAACATTCATCCCGTACCTGCCGCCGAAGGTCCAGTCGTCGGCGTCGCTCAGGCACGTATTCGCGGTGAGGGGATGGAACAAGGTTCCGGAAGCGAGGCTCTCGACGAGGTTCCCCTTCGGGTTTTTCAGGAAATGGATAAAGATAGACCTCGGGGACGATGAAATTCTTGTATACCCGAAAATAGACGCTGTAAACGCCGCGATCGACAGATTCGATAAGAGGCCGGGGGAGGCGGAATCGGAAAAGCCGGGGTTCGGATACGACCTGAGGTCGATCAAGGAATTCAGGCACGGCGACAACCCGAGGCTCATACACTGGAAAACCACAGCCAAGACGGGGAGGCTCATGGTCAGGGAAATGGATGACGAGGAGTCGAGAGGGGCCGTGATAGAATTCCGCCCCGAAGGGGACAAAACGAGGCTCGAGCACCAGATAAGCCGTCTGGCGTCGCTCCTCGTGGCGTTGCTGAAAGAGGGGTTCGAGGTCGAGTTCATAGCGCCCGACAGGACTTTTTCGAGCTCCGTGACCGGCGGATCGCCGAGGCCGGTGCTGAGGTACCTGGCATTGTTCGGAAGCGAGGAGAAGCTCCGCGCCTAG
- a CDS encoding isoprenyl transferase: MKGKLESLIDRENLPSHIAIIMDGNGRWASNKNLDRISGHREGMKSVRAVVKAANDLGIGYITLYAFSAQNWKRPKSEVDALMELLKHYLLKERGKLIENGVRLNAIGRLEDLPKAVSEVLRDTIEMTKHGREMTLTLALSYGGREEIVDAVRKILTDGGTSPESIDQSALSRFLYTGDMPDPDLLIRTSGEMRLSNFMLWQIAYAEIYVTRTLWPNFRRRHLVKAILNYQSRERRFGLTGEQVKKREAI, from the coding sequence ATGAAGGGGAAACTGGAATCACTCATAGACAGGGAAAATCTCCCTTCTCACATTGCGATAATAATGGACGGGAACGGGAGATGGGCGAGCAACAAGAACCTCGACAGGATCAGCGGACACAGGGAGGGAATGAAATCCGTCCGCGCGGTAGTCAAGGCGGCAAACGATCTCGGCATCGGCTATATCACGCTATACGCATTCTCCGCGCAGAACTGGAAGAGGCCCAAGAGCGAGGTCGACGCCCTCATGGAGCTCCTTAAACACTATCTCCTCAAGGAGCGCGGCAAATTGATCGAGAACGGCGTCAGGCTGAACGCTATTGGGAGGCTGGAGGATCTCCCGAAAGCGGTATCCGAAGTGCTGCGTGATACCATTGAAATGACGAAACACGGCCGCGAAATGACCCTCACGCTCGCCCTCAGCTACGGGGGGCGGGAAGAGATCGTGGACGCGGTCAGAAAAATCCTCACAGACGGCGGGACGTCCCCCGAGTCCATAGACCAGTCCGCATTATCCCGATTCCTTTACACGGGCGACATGCCGGACCCCGACCTCCTGATACGCACGAGCGGCGAGATGAGGCTCTCCAATTTCATGCTCTGGCAGATCGCGTACGCGGAGATCTACGTTACCAGGACGCTCTGGCCCAACTTCAGGAGGAGGCATCTAGTAAAGGCCATCCTCAATTACCAGAGCCGTGAGCGGAGGTTCGGACTCACCGGGGAACAGGTGAAGAAAAGGGAAGCGATTTGA
- the rseP gene encoding RIP metalloprotease RseP, which produces MTAIIAFIFVIGILVFIHELGHFLLAKWSGVRVEKFSLGFGKKIFGFRRGETEYLICALPLGGYVKMYGEGTEGNFIVDKVDPGSDAERYGFRPGDRIVSIDGIELTTFPRWKQLESALSKEPEKDYLFVVERDDKKIEITSKARGLEGADTYSEKEYPRGFSNQPLINRLLIVVAGPFMNFLLPFIFLPIVFMIGITVPAYLEQAPVIGYIKPGSPAAEAGFRKGDRIVEIEGKKVSDWKDVNIELQTNPDALLNIEVERDGATEVIPVKAAASPEGIVAIGFGEPIKARVGTVIAGTPADKSDLQKGDEILAIDGTKVADWDQMASIVKENSGKELTLLINRQGAEITKKITPETSVETGKGAIGVSPYQDEIVKKYGFIDAIVNGVKEAANMIVEVVVLLFGFLYKLVTGKIALGTAGKSLAGPILIAKVSGAAAENGIAQLLQFTCFISINLAVINLFPIPMLDGGHVLYLAIESIKKKPLSQRTLEISQRIGLTILIFIMFLAIYNDLSRVKGDILNSLGRVVNVVK; this is translated from the coding sequence ATGACCGCAATTATCGCTTTTATTTTCGTCATAGGGATATTGGTATTCATTCACGAGCTGGGACATTTCCTGCTGGCCAAGTGGAGCGGGGTGAGGGTGGAAAAGTTCTCGCTCGGCTTCGGGAAAAAGATATTCGGGTTCAGGAGGGGAGAGACGGAATATTTGATATGCGCGCTCCCGCTGGGCGGATACGTGAAGATGTACGGCGAGGGGACAGAGGGGAATTTCATCGTGGACAAGGTCGACCCGGGCTCGGACGCGGAAAGATACGGCTTCAGGCCCGGCGACAGGATCGTGAGCATAGACGGCATCGAGCTCACGACTTTTCCAAGGTGGAAGCAGCTCGAGAGCGCTCTCTCGAAGGAACCCGAAAAGGACTACCTCTTCGTCGTGGAAAGGGACGATAAGAAGATCGAAATTACATCAAAGGCTCGCGGCCTAGAAGGGGCGGACACTTACTCCGAAAAGGAGTACCCGAGGGGGTTTTCGAACCAGCCGCTCATCAACAGGCTCCTGATAGTGGTGGCGGGCCCTTTCATGAACTTCCTCCTGCCTTTCATATTCCTCCCGATAGTGTTCATGATAGGGATCACGGTGCCGGCGTATCTCGAGCAGGCTCCCGTCATAGGCTATATAAAACCCGGCTCCCCGGCCGCTGAAGCCGGTTTCAGGAAAGGCGACAGGATAGTTGAAATAGAGGGGAAAAAGGTATCCGACTGGAAGGACGTCAACATCGAGCTCCAGACGAACCCCGACGCGCTCCTGAATATAGAAGTGGAGAGGGATGGAGCGACGGAAGTGATTCCCGTAAAGGCGGCGGCGTCCCCGGAGGGTATAGTCGCGATAGGGTTCGGCGAGCCTATCAAAGCCAGGGTCGGGACCGTCATAGCCGGGACCCCCGCTGATAAATCCGACCTACAGAAAGGGGACGAGATACTTGCGATAGACGGGACGAAGGTAGCCGACTGGGACCAGATGGCTTCCATAGTAAAGGAAAATTCTGGGAAAGAGCTCACCCTCCTCATAAACAGGCAGGGCGCTGAGATAACCAAGAAAATTACTCCAGAAACCTCGGTCGAGACCGGGAAAGGCGCGATAGGCGTATCCCCTTATCAGGACGAGATCGTAAAAAAATACGGCTTCATCGATGCTATAGTCAACGGCGTGAAAGAAGCGGCCAACATGATAGTCGAGGTAGTGGTGCTCCTGTTCGGTTTCTTATACAAGCTCGTTACGGGCAAGATCGCGCTCGGCACTGCGGGAAAGAGCCTAGCCGGGCCGATACTCATAGCGAAGGTCTCGGGAGCGGCTGCCGAGAACGGAATAGCGCAGCTACTTCAGTTCACCTGCTTCATAAGCATCAACCTCGCGGTCATAAACCTCTTCCCGATACCGATGCTCGACGGGGGACACGTCCTTTACCTGGCGATAGAGAGCATCAAGAAAAAACCCCTCAGCCAGAGGACGCTCGAGATAAGCCAGCGAATCGGGCTCACTATACTCATATTCATTATGTTCCTCGCGATCTACAACGACCTCTCGAGAGTCAAGGGAGACATACTCAACTCGCTCGGCAGGGTCGTGAACGTCGTAAAATAA
- the dnaG gene encoding DNA primase, whose product MVNFNNDFLVKEIKRRLSIINLIEGYTSIRKTGKGYVALCPFHDDHNPSMHVDEEKGLFHCFSCGAGGDILGFYMRYNGLTFPEAVSDLAKRANIAIEKSAPPVKGASRTGTLLKINSAVAGFYHRALLESRKGGAAREYLEKRNIPSHVVEEFRLGYAPDGWDALVKFLKKHKIPLPLAEKAGLIVKKQGGDGYYDRFRNRIIFPICNVEGKVIGFGGRRIVESDEPKYINSPESDIYHKRKNFYGLDRSKDHIRKNKRAIIVEGYTDFLSLFSAGIKNAVATLGTSLTRDHVVMLRRYTDRIVVVFDGDESGIKAAVRSLDIFLEEGLLPSVVILPEGDDPDSFLARKGKNEFNKLIDESPTLLDFYIENTVGEYRKGEITLNSGVKEISDVLVKVNDPILRSSYIRKTAEKLGLRENEVLSLVRLGKGQGKTGGVRAVRQHNNHEKLLLNILITFPELSGVIAEEDWAAFVTNQDVRSILEEIINNGVYDVSTLLLSFQGNAAQGLISEALMSSSGVSDRDTAGKMITSCIRKLKLVKLDERLKSLRLGISDAVKNKDAELEKRLLTEYTDLMKQK is encoded by the coding sequence ATGGTAAATTTTAACAATGATTTCCTCGTTAAAGAAATAAAGAGGAGGTTGAGTATTATTAACCTCATTGAAGGTTACACATCTATTAGAAAAACCGGGAAGGGTTACGTGGCGCTTTGTCCCTTTCACGACGATCACAATCCGTCGATGCACGTTGACGAGGAAAAAGGCCTGTTCCATTGTTTCAGCTGCGGCGCCGGCGGCGACATATTAGGGTTTTACATGAGGTATAACGGCCTCACGTTTCCAGAGGCGGTTTCAGACCTCGCCAAGCGCGCGAATATCGCAATCGAAAAAAGCGCTCCTCCCGTTAAAGGCGCCTCCCGGACGGGCACTCTCTTAAAAATCAACTCCGCGGTCGCTGGCTTTTATCATCGGGCTCTCTTGGAAAGCCGGAAGGGCGGCGCTGCGAGAGAATATCTCGAAAAAAGAAACATACCGTCTCATGTCGTCGAGGAATTCAGGCTCGGCTATGCGCCTGACGGCTGGGATGCGCTCGTGAAATTTTTGAAGAAGCATAAGATACCCCTCCCCCTTGCCGAAAAGGCGGGGCTCATCGTCAAGAAGCAGGGCGGCGACGGTTATTACGACAGGTTCCGGAACAGGATTATTTTCCCGATCTGCAACGTAGAGGGCAAGGTAATCGGGTTCGGAGGAAGGAGGATAGTGGAAAGCGACGAGCCTAAATATATCAATTCCCCGGAATCCGATATCTATCATAAGAGAAAAAACTTCTACGGCCTCGACAGGTCGAAAGACCACATAAGAAAAAATAAAAGGGCGATCATCGTCGAGGGGTATACGGACTTCCTCTCTCTATTCTCGGCCGGTATTAAAAATGCGGTCGCTACGCTGGGGACCTCACTCACGAGGGACCACGTGGTTATGCTCAGGCGCTACACCGACAGGATAGTGGTAGTTTTTGACGGAGACGAGTCAGGCATCAAAGCTGCGGTCAGGTCGCTCGACATATTCCTCGAGGAAGGACTTCTCCCGAGCGTGGTCATTCTTCCGGAGGGCGACGATCCCGATTCTTTCCTCGCGCGCAAGGGTAAGAATGAGTTTAACAAGCTGATAGACGAATCGCCGACCTTACTCGATTTTTATATTGAAAATACCGTGGGTGAATACAGGAAAGGGGAGATAACCTTAAACAGCGGCGTGAAAGAAATATCGGATGTGCTTGTAAAAGTTAATGACCCGATACTCAGAAGCAGTTATATAAGAAAGACAGCCGAAAAGCTCGGGCTCAGGGAAAACGAGGTATTGTCGCTGGTCAGGCTTGGAAAGGGGCAGGGGAAGACGGGCGGCGTGAGAGCCGTTAGGCAGCATAACAACCATGAAAAGCTGCTCCTCAATATCCTCATCACGTTCCCGGAGCTATCCGGGGTTATCGCGGAAGAGGACTGGGCCGCGTTTGTTACCAATCAGGATGTGAGGTCCATTTTAGAGGAAATTATTAACAACGGAGTTTACGACGTGTCCACGCTTCTCCTTTCGTTCCAGGGCAACGCTGCGCAGGGGTTGATTTCCGAGGCCCTGATGTCTTCTTCAGGTGTTTCCGACAGGGATACCGCCGGTAAGATGATAACGAGCTGTATCAGAAAATTAAAACTCGTCAAGCTCGATGAAAGATTAAAATCGCTCAGACTCGGCATAAGCGATGCCGTGAAGAATAAGGATGCAGAGCTTGAAAAGCGGCTATTGACTGAATACACGGATTTAATGAAACAAAAATAA
- a CDS encoding S41 family peptidase: MRRIYTLAVILALTLLNYVPAIADDSTYEGLSNFTRVLDLVERNYVEEVDPEKLTNGAIEGMLKTLDPYSTYLSPERYRELEIGTSGEFGGVGMEVSEENGVLTVITPIEGSPAEKAGIKPRDQIIGIEGKSTQGMVVQEAVRLLRGPSGTPVKITIRRAGEAEPRVITLIRDKIVVKSVKAQLLENGIGYIKLTQFQDRSSQEMRDAISALESQNGKELSGLILDLRNNPGGLLTEAIDIVDEFIDSGLIVSVRGRTPDQTREYYATRNGSFQTFPVVVMVNDGSASASEVVAEALQDSKRAVILGTKTFGKGSVQTIIKLEDGSGLKLTTAKFYAPSGRSINEVGVTPDIKIENTKDQDKQLESAINLLNSSEADKTIPKG, translated from the coding sequence ATGAGAAGAATTTACACCCTGGCGGTCATATTGGCTCTGACGCTGCTCAATTACGTTCCGGCAATAGCGGATGACTCGACATACGAAGGGCTCTCCAACTTCACGCGCGTTCTCGATCTCGTCGAAAGGAACTACGTGGAAGAGGTCGATCCCGAAAAGCTCACCAACGGCGCGATCGAAGGCATGCTGAAGACGCTCGACCCTTATTCGACATACCTGAGCCCCGAGCGGTACAGGGAGCTCGAGATAGGCACATCCGGGGAATTCGGCGGGGTCGGGATGGAGGTCTCCGAGGAGAACGGAGTGCTTACCGTTATCACGCCCATAGAGGGAAGTCCCGCCGAAAAAGCGGGCATAAAACCCAGGGACCAGATCATAGGGATCGAGGGCAAATCCACCCAGGGCATGGTCGTGCAGGAGGCGGTCAGGCTTTTGAGGGGCCCGAGCGGGACGCCTGTGAAGATTACTATCAGGCGGGCTGGCGAAGCGGAGCCTAGGGTCATAACGCTCATAAGGGACAAGATCGTCGTAAAGAGCGTGAAAGCCCAGCTCCTTGAAAACGGCATAGGATACATAAAGCTCACCCAGTTTCAGGACCGCTCCTCACAGGAAATGAGGGATGCGATTTCAGCGCTCGAGTCACAGAACGGAAAAGAGCTGAGCGGCTTGATCCTCGATCTCAGGAACAACCCGGGCGGGCTCCTGACCGAGGCCATTGATATCGTGGACGAGTTTATAGACAGCGGCCTAATCGTGAGCGTAAGGGGGAGGACGCCTGACCAAACGAGGGAATACTACGCGACCAGGAACGGGAGCTTCCAGACGTTCCCTGTCGTGGTGATGGTAAACGACGGGAGCGCGAGCGCGTCTGAAGTCGTTGCGGAAGCGCTTCAGGACAGCAAGCGCGCGGTCATACTGGGGACGAAGACCTTCGGGAAAGGGTCGGTTCAAACCATAATAAAACTCGAGGACGGATCGGGTCTCAAGCTCACGACAGCCAAGTTCTATGCTCCGAGCGGGAGGTCCATCAACGAAGTGGGCGTAACCCCGGATATCAAGATCGAGAATACGAAGGATCAGGACAAACAGCTCGAAAGCGCGATCAACTTGCTAAACTCCTCCGAAGCAGATAAGACAATTCCCAAGGGCTAG
- a CDS encoding divergent polysaccharide deacetylase family protein, with amino-acid sequence MPKSTRNSKSRRPQRKSGKRNRNAVRAFAYSLAFFAVLALGLYGLYQLKKNIPAEERPGAVTAAEMSGLVKEADRIIAGAFFDLGISAKDVKSKKTLRTSEGGVKWESSLITVSTPEGIDGKEIKSVFKKSFPAGKSYEFAFKGPDGALTAELRMSGFKTHVIKFEPPSQKAPPAKVVKEKEEGTGKEREGKEIERAREPGKPAEPAGKSAGTESDAFKPRVAIIVDDIGMSKEPVDKLVRLPAPVTLAILPNLPYSEYAAEAAGRKGWDVMLHLPMEPMESSGYMGSDAGEDALLVGLPKEAVLAKLNKNISSVPDIKGVNNHMGSKFMENQELVEVVLEEIKRRGLFFIDSLTSAGSVGYKTALDMGVKTGKRDVFLDNSSKDPAYVKSQIEKLVVIAGKNGYAVGICHPYPSTVQALTETLPEIGGRVDIVPVSSVLTRGSEISER; translated from the coding sequence TTGCCGAAATCTACGCGGAACAGCAAATCGAGAAGGCCACAGAGAAAAAGCGGTAAAAGGAACAGAAATGCGGTCAGGGCTTTCGCCTACTCGCTCGCGTTCTTTGCTGTACTCGCTCTCGGCCTCTACGGTCTCTATCAGCTAAAAAAGAACATACCTGCCGAAGAAAGGCCCGGCGCGGTAACTGCTGCGGAAATGAGCGGGCTCGTGAAGGAGGCCGACCGCATCATCGCGGGCGCATTCTTCGACCTCGGCATATCCGCCAAGGACGTAAAGTCGAAAAAGACTTTAAGAACTTCCGAGGGCGGCGTAAAGTGGGAGTCGAGTCTCATAACAGTCAGCACGCCTGAGGGAATCGACGGCAAAGAGATAAAGAGCGTATTCAAGAAATCCTTTCCGGCCGGGAAATCATACGAGTTCGCGTTCAAAGGCCCGGACGGCGCGCTCACAGCGGAATTGAGGATGAGCGGCTTCAAAACCCATGTCATAAAATTCGAGCCGCCCTCACAAAAGGCGCCCCCTGCAAAGGTGGTAAAAGAGAAGGAAGAGGGAACCGGTAAAGAGCGCGAGGGCAAGGAAATCGAACGCGCCCGGGAGCCGGGGAAGCCGGCCGAGCCCGCCGGTAAAAGCGCGGGCACGGAATCGGACGCATTCAAGCCCAGGGTCGCAATAATAGTGGACGACATCGGGATGAGCAAGGAGCCCGTCGATAAGCTCGTCCGGCTTCCGGCCCCCGTCACGCTCGCCATTCTTCCAAACCTCCCTTATTCCGAATATGCGGCCGAGGCGGCAGGCCGTAAAGGGTGGGACGTCATGCTCCACCTCCCGATGGAGCCAATGGAGTCGTCCGGGTATATGGGGTCCGACGCAGGCGAGGACGCCCTCCTCGTGGGCCTGCCCAAGGAGGCCGTGCTCGCCAAGCTCAACAAGAACATATCATCCGTCCCCGACATCAAAGGCGTCAACAACCACATGGGCTCCAAGTTCATGGAAAACCAGGAGCTCGTGGAAGTAGTCCTCGAGGAGATAAAGAGGAGGGGTCTCTTTTTTATAGACAGTCTGACCTCGGCCGGGAGCGTCGGATATAAAACGGCCTTGGACATGGGTGTGAAAACGGGGAAAAGGGATGTATTTTTAGATAATTCGTCGAAAGACCCCGCATATGTGAAATCTCAAATAGAAAAGCTCGTCGTGATCGCCGGGAAAAACGGCTACGCCGTGGGCATATGCCATCCGTATCCGAGCACCGTTCAGGCCCTCACGGAGACGCTCCCCGAGATCGGCGGCCGGGTGGATATAGTACCGGTTTCGAGCGTCTTGACGCGGGGAAGCGAGATAAGTGAAAGATAG